One genomic segment of Erythrobacter sp. THAF29 includes these proteins:
- the rplT gene encoding 50S ribosomal protein L20, whose translation MPRIKRGVTTRQKHKRLLEQAKGYRGRRKNTIRIARQAVEKAGQYAYRDRKVKKRNFRALWIQRINAAVRAEGLTYSQFMHGVKLAGIELDRKVMADLAMNEEAAFKAIIAQAKDALPA comes from the coding sequence ATGCCTCGCATCAAACGCGGCGTTACCACGCGCCAGAAGCACAAGCGTCTTCTCGAACAGGCCAAGGGCTATCGCGGTCGTCGCAAGAACACGATCCGCATCGCGCGCCAGGCCGTCGAAAAGGCCGGCCAGTACGCCTATCGCGACCGCAAGGTCAAAAAGCGCAACTTCCGCGCTCTTTGGATTCAGCGCATCAACGCTGCCGTCCGCGCCGAAGGCCTCACCTATTCGCAGTTCATGCACGGCGTGAAGCTTGCCGGGATCGAGCTCGACCGCAAGGTCATGGCTGATCTTGCCATGAACGAGGAAGCGGCGTTCAAGGCGATCATCGCTCAGGCGAAAGACGCGCTGCCTGCCTAA
- the rpmI gene encoding 50S ribosomal protein L35, with product MPKLKTKSGVKKRFKITANGKVKHGVAGKRHRLISHNAKYIRQNRGTTVLSEADSKTVKKWAPYGLD from the coding sequence ATGCCCAAGCTCAAGACCAAGAGCGGTGTGAAGAAACGCTTCAAGATCACCGCCAATGGCAAGGTGAAGCACGGTGTCGCCGGCAAGCGTCACCGCCTCATCAGCCACAATGCGAAGTATATTCGCCAGAACCGCGGCACCACCGTCCTGTCGGAAGCCGACAGCAAGACGGTGAAGAAATGGGCCCCTTACGGGCTCGACTGA
- a CDS encoding DUF805 domain-containing protein, whose protein sequence is MFVESLKHGYSNLLNFTGRDMRDQFWPFALFNVALALLVWLPFFAIEFIASFTRMRDFAEANPDKATIESGPGRFSITIHEHVPGLGPDFDTMLLPLAFVVPVLIALLAAAVARRLHDTGRRGWIGLVPAIIFLTAMFVMREVFSDVEQGARSDLFFAAFGLNLAANASLVVLVVLLCTGSEPRENAFGPPPA, encoded by the coding sequence ATGTTCGTTGAATCACTGAAGCACGGTTACTCCAACCTCCTCAATTTTACAGGCCGCGATATGAGAGACCAGTTCTGGCCATTCGCCCTGTTCAACGTCGCGCTCGCACTCCTTGTCTGGCTTCCCTTCTTTGCGATCGAATTCATCGCAAGCTTTACCCGTATGCGCGACTTTGCGGAGGCCAATCCGGACAAGGCGACTATCGAGAGCGGACCGGGCCGGTTTTCGATCACGATCCATGAGCACGTGCCTGGCCTTGGCCCCGATTTCGACACGATGCTCCTGCCGCTGGCATTCGTCGTCCCCGTTCTGATCGCGCTTCTCGCAGCAGCCGTTGCGCGGCGTCTGCACGATACCGGCAGGCGCGGCTGGATAGGCCTTGTCCCGGCGATCATATTCCTGACCGCGATGTTCGTCATGCGCGAGGTATTCTCGGATGTGGAGCAAGGCGCACGATCGGACCTGTTTTTCGCCGCTTTCGGACTCAATCTAGCGGCAAATGCCAGTCTCGTGGTCCTGGTGGTCCTGCTATGCACGGGGAGCGAGCCGCGAGAGAACGCTTTTGGCCCTCCCCCGGCTTGA
- the hisN gene encoding histidinol-phosphatase — MRANRLIEPAVTQDDLNLANALADAAGAAIRPLFRGEWSEERKDDRSYVTEADRAAEAAMRTIIEERCPDDGIIGEEYGTRNEGAGRQWVLDPIDGTTSFIAGRPIFGTLIALLQDGWPVLGVIDQPIAGERWVGRIGEGTLFNGKPASARPCKDIADAVLGTTTPHQFSGDDVDAFMGVAKSVAERKIIYGGDCYNYALVASGHVDIVVEAGLKLHDYAALVPIVEGAGGMMSDWQGNPLDSGSDGRVIALGDPARLEDVLEAMG; from the coding sequence ATGCGCGCCAACCGGTTGATCGAACCCGCCGTGACCCAGGACGACCTCAATCTCGCCAATGCGCTTGCCGATGCTGCCGGTGCCGCCATTCGCCCCCTGTTCCGCGGGGAATGGAGCGAGGAGCGCAAGGACGATCGATCCTACGTGACCGAGGCGGATCGCGCCGCCGAAGCTGCGATGCGCACGATCATAGAGGAGCGATGCCCTGATGACGGGATCATCGGCGAGGAATACGGCACTCGCAATGAGGGTGCGGGGCGTCAATGGGTGCTCGATCCTATCGACGGGACGACAAGCTTCATTGCAGGCCGCCCGATCTTCGGCACCCTGATCGCCCTCCTGCAGGACGGCTGGCCGGTGCTTGGCGTGATCGACCAGCCCATAGCGGGCGAGCGCTGGGTGGGGCGGATCGGCGAGGGAACGCTATTCAACGGCAAACCAGCGAGCGCGCGACCGTGCAAGGACATTGCCGACGCTGTGCTCGGAACCACGACACCTCACCAGTTTTCAGGCGATGACGTCGATGCCTTCATGGGCGTCGCCAAGTCGGTCGCCGAGCGCAAGATCATCTATGGCGGCGACTGCTATAATTATGCGCTCGTCGCGAGCGGCCATGTCGACATCGTGGTCGAGGCGGGGCTGAAGCTGCACGATTATGCCGCGCTCGTCCCGATCGTCGAAGGCGCGGGCGGGATGATGAGCGACTGGCAGGGTAACCCTCTGGATTCAGGCTCGGACGGTCGCGTGATCGCACTCGGGGACCCGGCCCGGCTGGAAGACGTGCTCGAGGCGATGGGCTAG
- a CDS encoding helix-turn-helix domain-containing protein, which produces MGSARSRDTAADMKNGESEPPFDSVTGATQEGTPLSLNRQPDERLRPWVGRSMVAYAYTDSDEIVHGHLCNDMAYLRTAVGVDWVAGTADGPLDIRDETFLCGQHTRVMPMSYRGGIRVAGLMLRPGALRLLFGLSDEAMIDRICSIEQAGISDPRVTGLHRPDIPPEQWLEDLESWLISHIERNEITPPDPISRALELQAFADPNCELRTFAEGLGVSPRTVERVARRDFGMSPKAVMRRARILDLASQLCGVADEQEEEDFMLRFFDQAHQIREFQAFFGMTPRQFQAERSGLLTLSLEIRQARRLEMLDRIEPDSVRPWMRKPFALQGA; this is translated from the coding sequence ATGGGCAGCGCGAGAAGCCGCGATACGGCGGCCGATATGAAGAATGGGGAAAGCGAACCGCCGTTCGATTCGGTGACGGGCGCCACGCAAGAGGGCACGCCGCTTTCGCTCAACCGCCAGCCGGATGAGCGCCTCCGCCCATGGGTCGGGCGATCCATGGTCGCCTATGCCTACACGGACAGCGACGAGATCGTGCACGGCCACCTCTGCAACGACATGGCCTATTTGCGCACGGCTGTCGGCGTCGACTGGGTGGCGGGCACGGCCGATGGCCCGTTGGACATTCGCGACGAAACCTTCCTCTGCGGGCAGCACACCAGGGTCATGCCGATGTCCTATCGCGGGGGCATAAGGGTTGCAGGCCTCATGCTGCGCCCAGGCGCGCTGCGGTTGTTGTTCGGCCTCTCCGACGAAGCAATGATCGATCGGATCTGCTCGATCGAACAAGCGGGTATTTCGGACCCGCGAGTGACCGGCCTCCACCGCCCGGACATTCCGCCCGAGCAATGGCTCGAAGATCTGGAGAGCTGGCTGATTAGCCATATCGAGCGCAATGAAATCACCCCGCCCGATCCCATATCGCGCGCGCTCGAGCTCCAGGCCTTTGCCGATCCCAATTGCGAATTGCGCACCTTTGCAGAAGGGCTTGGAGTCTCGCCCAGGACAGTGGAGCGGGTCGCACGGCGCGATTTCGGGATGTCGCCCAAGGCTGTGATGCGACGTGCGCGCATTCTCGACCTTGCCTCGCAATTGTGCGGTGTGGCCGATGAGCAGGAAGAGGAGGACTTCATGCTCCGATTCTTCGACCAAGCGCACCAGATCCGCGAATTTCAGGCATTTTTCGGCATGACCCCGCGACAATTCCAGGCCGAGCGGAGCGGTTTGCTGACCCTCAGCCTCGAGATCAGGCAGGCGCGGCGGCTGGAAATGCTCGACCGGATCGAACCCGATTCGGTACGCCCGTGGATGCGCAAACCCTTCGCCCTCCAAGGTGCCTGA
- a CDS encoding AraC family transcriptional regulator, which yields MASAESEFAIPGVSTPAMRSALGHTRDGEPLSNNRAPAEDLAPWVARVYATQVEMGPDDVLSCGLISDTPVMRVLFAGEWTAETRDGIGRYGPSALLFGAQTKRMAVSVKGSFATVGVALKPGAMSALKGPRAEDTLDRIILYDHIYGHKEWGSSARMIHWFDPAGPAERWLKVAEKLFRQLVDRAGGAKPDPVIESFDRAVFVDPNLNIAEFAEENAIERRSLERKIKRAYGQTATQVLRRARALDIAAHLRGVADDRESEEAALKFFDQSHMIREFRAFFGMTPRQFASTPQPFMTLTLEARQSRRMEIIGKAAPAGNYPWRR from the coding sequence ATGGCATCTGCCGAAAGCGAATTTGCCATACCGGGGGTTTCGACCCCGGCCATGCGCTCTGCATTGGGGCATACCCGCGATGGGGAGCCGCTCTCGAACAACCGTGCGCCTGCCGAGGATCTCGCACCGTGGGTGGCGCGGGTCTATGCAACCCAGGTCGAAATGGGCCCTGACGATGTCCTGAGCTGCGGGCTGATTTCCGATACTCCGGTAATGCGCGTGTTGTTTGCGGGCGAGTGGACGGCAGAGACCCGCGACGGCATCGGCCGCTATGGCCCTTCCGCCTTGCTTTTTGGCGCCCAGACGAAGCGAATGGCGGTGAGCGTAAAGGGCAGTTTCGCGACGGTCGGCGTTGCGCTGAAGCCGGGCGCGATGAGCGCACTGAAGGGTCCGCGCGCAGAAGACACGCTCGATCGCATCATCCTTTACGACCATATTTACGGGCACAAGGAATGGGGCTCGAGCGCGCGAATGATTCACTGGTTCGATCCGGCTGGACCTGCCGAACGTTGGCTGAAAGTGGCCGAGAAGCTGTTCCGCCAGCTCGTCGACCGGGCCGGCGGGGCAAAGCCGGACCCTGTGATCGAATCGTTCGACAGGGCGGTGTTCGTCGACCCCAATCTCAATATTGCCGAGTTCGCGGAGGAAAACGCCATCGAACGCCGGTCGCTCGAACGGAAGATCAAGCGTGCCTACGGGCAGACCGCGACGCAGGTTCTCCGGCGCGCCCGCGCGCTCGATATCGCCGCGCATCTCCGGGGCGTCGCCGATGATCGCGAATCCGAAGAAGCCGCGCTCAAATTCTTCGACCAGAGCCACATGATCCGCGAATTCCGCGCATTCTTCGGTATGACCCCGCGGCAATTTGCATCGACGCCGCAGCCCTTCATGACGCTGACACTCGAAGCGCGGCAATCGCGGCGGATGGAAATAATCGGCAAGGCGGCCCCTGCCGGAAACTATCCCTGGCGGCGCTAG
- a CDS encoding ribose-phosphate pyrophosphokinase, producing MFDRGEVREILVGAARAGNPLTYSQMLGLLGHRFTRPLMRQLCKVLDAIDEDGAASGEPGLAVLVVRQSDGLPGQGWFASRSATHPDLPLDWEGTEARRYIKYRQREAFDYWNKR from the coding sequence ATGTTCGATCGCGGCGAGGTTCGCGAGATCCTCGTCGGCGCGGCGCGTGCGGGCAATCCGCTTACCTATTCGCAAATGCTCGGCCTGCTCGGTCACCGCTTCACCCGCCCGTTAATGCGCCAGCTGTGCAAGGTGCTCGATGCCATCGACGAGGACGGCGCAGCGTCGGGCGAACCGGGGCTCGCAGTGCTGGTCGTCAGGCAATCCGACGGGTTGCCCGGGCAAGGCTGGTTCGCATCGAGAAGCGCGACCCACCCGGACCTGCCGCTTGATTGGGAGGGCACGGAAGCGCGGCGCTACATCAAATATCGCCAGCGCGAAGCATTCGACTATTGGAACAAACGCTAG
- a CDS encoding ribose-phosphate pyrophosphokinase — protein MKIMSGNSNLPLARAIAAYLEIPLTDASVRRFADEEVFIEIHENVRGEDVFMVQSTSYPANDNLMELLIGIDALRRASAKRITAVVPYYGYARQDRKPGPRTPISAKLVANLITEAGADRVLAVDLHAGQIQGFFDIPTDNLYAAPVMAADIQARYGEQDLMVVSPDVGGVVRARALAKRLDNAPLAIVDKRRDRPGESEVMNIIGDVAGRHCILIDDIVDSGGTLCNAAQALLDEGAKSVAAYITHGVLSGGAVARVDGSALKELVITDSILPTEAAEKSERIRTLTIAPLVGEAIRRIADESSVSSLFD, from the coding sequence ATGAAAATCATGTCGGGCAATTCGAACCTGCCGCTCGCACGCGCGATTGCGGCCTATCTCGAAATCCCGCTAACCGATGCGAGCGTCCGGCGCTTCGCCGACGAGGAAGTTTTCATCGAGATCCATGAGAATGTCCGCGGTGAAGATGTGTTCATGGTGCAGTCGACGAGCTATCCGGCGAACGACAACCTGATGGAGCTGCTGATCGGGATCGATGCGCTACGCCGCGCCTCGGCCAAGCGGATCACTGCGGTTGTCCCTTATTACGGCTATGCGCGGCAGGACCGAAAGCCCGGTCCGCGCACCCCGATCTCGGCCAAGCTGGTCGCTAACCTCATCACCGAGGCGGGGGCCGACCGGGTGCTCGCGGTTGACCTGCACGCAGGCCAGATTCAGGGCTTCTTCGATATCCCGACCGACAATCTCTACGCCGCGCCCGTAATGGCGGCTGACATCCAGGCACGATATGGCGAACAAGACCTGATGGTGGTTTCCCCAGATGTCGGCGGCGTTGTGCGCGCGCGAGCGCTTGCCAAGCGGCTCGACAATGCCCCGCTCGCAATCGTCGACAAGCGCCGCGACCGCCCGGGCGAAAGCGAGGTGATGAACATCATCGGCGATGTTGCCGGGCGCCACTGCATCCTCATCGACGATATCGTCGATTCAGGCGGCACGCTGTGCAATGCGGCGCAGGCGCTGCTCGACGAGGGTGCAAAATCGGTCGCGGCCTACATCACCCATGGGGTGCTTTCGGGCGGCGCGGTGGCGCGGGTCGATGGTTCGGCATTGAAGGAACTTGTCATCACTGACTCGATCCTTCCGACCGAAGCAGCAGAGAAATCCGAACGCATCCGGACGTTAACCATCGCTCCGCTTGTGGGCGAAGCAATCCGTCGCATCGCGGACGAGAGCTCGGTTTCCAGCCTGTTCGATTGA
- the glpX gene encoding class II fructose-bisphosphatase, whose amino-acid sequence MNTPTHTDVLADKPKSTSNALDRVLVLEMVRVTEAAAVAAAQLVGRGDEKAADAAAVEAMRRAFDDLYMDGTVVIGEGERDEAPMLYIGEKVGGAPGTGPKIDIALDPLEGTTITAKAGPNALAVLAAAEKGCLLNAPDTYMDKLAVGPGYPEGIIDLAKTPTENVKAVAEAKGVDPSEIIVCVLDRPRHAELIAELRSLGCGVVLIGDGDVAGVIAVTDQDTTIDMYMGQGGAPEGVLAAAALRCVGGQFNGRLIFRNEDEKARARKWGITDFDRIYKLEDLAKGDCIFAATGVTDGSLLDGVKKRKKSTGATIMTTDSVVMRASSGTVRWIRGEHRITPHRAE is encoded by the coding sequence ATGAATACTCCGACTCATACCGACGTGCTCGCAGACAAGCCGAAGAGCACCTCGAACGCGCTCGACCGGGTGCTGGTGCTCGAAATGGTTCGCGTTACCGAGGCGGCCGCGGTGGCCGCCGCCCAGCTTGTCGGTCGCGGTGACGAAAAGGCTGCCGATGCTGCCGCGGTCGAGGCCATGCGTCGGGCTTTCGACGATCTCTACATGGATGGCACCGTCGTTATCGGCGAGGGCGAGCGCGATGAAGCGCCGATGCTCTATATCGGCGAAAAAGTCGGCGGCGCACCGGGCACCGGCCCCAAAATCGACATCGCGCTCGATCCGCTCGAAGGGACGACGATCACCGCCAAGGCGGGCCCCAATGCTCTTGCCGTGCTGGCGGCGGCGGAAAAGGGGTGCCTCCTCAACGCACCCGACACCTACATGGACAAGCTTGCCGTAGGGCCCGGCTATCCCGAAGGCATCATAGACCTCGCCAAGACGCCGACCGAGAACGTGAAGGCGGTGGCCGAGGCCAAGGGTGTCGATCCTTCCGAAATCATCGTTTGCGTGCTCGACAGGCCGCGCCATGCGGAACTGATCGCCGAGCTGCGCTCGCTCGGCTGCGGCGTGGTGCTGATCGGCGACGGGGACGTCGCGGGCGTGATCGCGGTTACCGACCAGGACACCACCATCGACATGTATATGGGGCAGGGCGGCGCTCCCGAAGGCGTGCTCGCCGCGGCCGCGCTGCGCTGTGTCGGCGGGCAGTTCAATGGCCGGCTCATCTTCCGCAACGAAGATGAAAAAGCACGCGCGCGGAAATGGGGCATCACCGATTTCGACCGTATCTACAAGCTTGAAGACCTCGCCAAGGGCGACTGCATATTTGCTGCGACCGGCGTTACCGACGGATCGCTGCTCGACGGGGTGAAGAAGCGCAAGAAATCCACCGGCGCGACCATCATGACCACCGACAGCGTCGTGATGCGCGCTTCTTCCGGCACGGTGCGCTGGATCAGGGGCGAGCACCGGATCACGCCGCATCGGGCGGAATAG
- a CDS encoding homoserine dehydrogenase, translating into MPDTPAPLRIAIAGLGTVGAGVIRLIDTNRDLIAARAGRPIEIVAVSARDRTLDRGVDLSGFAWEDDMTALASREDVDVLVELVGGSDGPALAASRAALKAGKGLVTANKAMIAHHGLDLAELAESASVPLKFEAAVAGGIPVVKGLREGTSANALTNVYGILNGTCNYILSEMEETGADFAETLAEAQKLGYAEADPTFDIEGIDAAHKLSILAAIGFGAKVDFDAVHVSGITRVRAADIAQADALGFVIRLIAQADVEGANGDAKLLQRVRPCLVAKDHPLAPVDGPTNAVVAEGNFSGRLLFQGAGAGDGPTASAVVADLIDIARGEVGAPFSMPVSQLTALPPAEPGHRMERTYLRFTVKDRPGVLAEITAAMRDADVSIESLIQKGRAKEGGEVLVAIVTHEGPERCVRQALDLLEGSDSLTGAPLVLPILPN; encoded by the coding sequence GTGCCAGATACACCCGCCCCCCTTCGCATCGCGATTGCCGGCCTCGGCACGGTCGGGGCAGGTGTAATCCGCCTCATCGATACCAATCGTGACCTGATCGCCGCGCGCGCGGGTCGGCCGATCGAGATTGTCGCGGTCAGCGCCCGCGACCGCACGCTCGATCGCGGGGTCGACCTTTCGGGTTTCGCGTGGGAAGACGACATGACCGCGCTTGCCTCACGCGAAGACGTAGACGTGCTGGTCGAGCTGGTGGGCGGTTCGGATGGCCCGGCGCTCGCCGCGTCACGCGCCGCGCTCAAGGCGGGGAAGGGGCTGGTGACCGCGAACAAGGCGATGATCGCGCATCACGGACTCGACCTTGCCGAGCTTGCCGAAAGCGCTTCCGTCCCGCTCAAATTCGAGGCTGCGGTCGCCGGCGGGATTCCGGTGGTGAAGGGCCTGCGCGAAGGCACTTCGGCCAATGCGCTCACCAACGTCTATGGCATCCTCAACGGCACCTGCAATTACATCCTCTCGGAAATGGAAGAGACCGGCGCGGACTTTGCCGAGACGCTCGCCGAAGCACAGAAGCTCGGATATGCAGAGGCCGACCCGACTTTCGATATCGAGGGGATCGACGCGGCGCACAAGCTTTCGATTCTCGCGGCGATCGGCTTTGGCGCGAAGGTCGATTTCGATGCTGTCCACGTGAGCGGTATCACCCGCGTGCGCGCTGCCGATATCGCGCAGGCCGATGCGCTGGGCTTCGTAATCCGTCTCATTGCGCAAGCCGATGTCGAGGGAGCGAACGGCGATGCGAAACTGCTTCAGCGCGTGCGCCCTTGTCTCGTCGCGAAGGACCACCCGCTTGCCCCGGTGGATGGGCCGACCAATGCGGTCGTCGCCGAAGGCAATTTCTCCGGTCGCCTGCTCTTCCAGGGCGCAGGCGCAGGTGATGGACCGACCGCGAGCGCGGTGGTGGCGGACCTGATCGACATTGCCCGCGGCGAAGTAGGCGCACCGTTTTCGATGCCTGTTTCGCAGCTAACCGCGCTGCCCCCGGCAGAGCCCGGCCACCGTATGGAGCGCACCTATCTGCGCTTCACGGTCAAGGATCGTCCCGGCGTGCTGGCCGAGATCACCGCCGCGATGCGCGATGCGGACGTCTCCATCGAGAGTCTGATCCAAAAGGGCCGCGCGAAGGAAGGCGGCGAGGTGCTCGTCGCGATCGTCACGCATGAAGGTCCGGAGCGCTGCGTCCGGCAAGCGCTCGACCTTCTAGAAGGATCGGACAGCCTTACCGGCGCTCCGCTGGTGCTGCCGATCCTGCCGAACTAA
- a CDS encoding energy transducer TonB, whose amino-acid sequence MAYADQQMNGNKVVSIIIVAIIHVLIGYLLISGLAVSAVKTVVERVTTVDIEEPPPPEEPDEPPPEQPQETAPPPPVAPPPPISIAPAPPPIQTQPTIPPPAPPALTIPPPAPVAPPPPPPPSLARGATTRGERRWAARIQENYPSRALREEIEGTVGVRVTVTPQGRAANCSVTSSSGSSILDQAACRGMERYARFNPALDDAGNPTTGSYATRITYRLN is encoded by the coding sequence ATGGCCTACGCTGACCAACAAATGAATGGAAACAAGGTCGTTTCCATTATCATCGTGGCGATAATCCATGTGCTGATCGGTTACCTGCTCATTTCCGGCCTGGCCGTTTCGGCCGTCAAAACGGTCGTCGAGCGCGTGACCACAGTCGACATTGAGGAACCACCGCCCCCCGAAGAACCGGATGAGCCCCCGCCCGAGCAGCCGCAGGAAACCGCGCCTCCGCCGCCGGTGGCACCGCCGCCGCCGATAAGTATCGCGCCGGCTCCTCCGCCAATCCAGACGCAGCCGACGATTCCTCCGCCCGCTCCGCCGGCGCTGACGATTCCGCCGCCTGCTCCGGTTGCACCGCCGCCGCCGCCGCCGCCTTCGCTTGCGCGTGGTGCGACGACGAGGGGTGAGCGCCGCTGGGCAGCCCGCATCCAGGAAAACTATCCCTCGCGCGCACTGCGTGAGGAGATCGAAGGAACAGTGGGCGTTCGTGTCACCGTCACTCCTCAAGGACGCGCGGCGAATTGTTCGGTCACTTCGTCGAGCGGGTCGAGCATTCTCGACCAGGCAGCATGCCGCGGGATGGAGCGTTATGCACGCTTCAATCCGGCACTCGACGATGCCGGCAACCCGACCACGGGCAGCTATGCGACGCGGATCACGTATCGTTTGAATTGA
- a CDS encoding MotA/TolQ/ExbB proton channel family protein has protein sequence MNVSYLLATATDAPVNEFGFWKAMEEGGPVAWSILAVMVIMSVGSFYILFTKLFEQNKVMKQYKSVKNAFWRAPTLREGATKLEKNSAWRQLADDAVTAQDHHSKMDGAGDEIHFIEEELENSQEKINSVLSGGLSFLASVGATAPFIGLLGTVIGIYRALINIGIEGSASIDKVAGPVGEALIMTAIGLLVAVPAVLAFNWLQSRNRRIAALMKEFANDIVAYIGSNGEIKPALGPASAAKGAPKAAAKPATTAGGARPTPKA, from the coding sequence ATGAACGTTTCATATCTTCTGGCCACCGCCACCGATGCGCCGGTCAACGAATTCGGCTTCTGGAAAGCTATGGAAGAAGGCGGCCCCGTCGCCTGGTCGATCCTCGCCGTCATGGTCATCATGTCTGTCGGATCCTTCTACATCCTGTTCACCAAGCTGTTCGAACAGAACAAGGTGATGAAGCAGTACAAATCGGTCAAAAACGCGTTCTGGCGCGCCCCGACCCTTCGTGAAGGCGCAACCAAGCTCGAGAAGAACAGCGCATGGCGCCAGCTCGCCGATGATGCGGTCACCGCACAGGACCACCACAGCAAGATGGATGGTGCCGGCGATGAAATCCACTTCATCGAAGAAGAGCTCGAAAACAGCCAGGAAAAGATCAACTCGGTGCTTTCGGGCGGCCTGTCCTTCCTCGCATCGGTCGGTGCGACCGCTCCGTTCATCGGGCTGCTCGGTACGGTGATCGGTATCTACCGCGCACTGATCAACATCGGCATCGAAGGCTCGGCTTCGATCGACAAGGTTGCAGGTCCGGTCGGTGAGGCGCTGATCATGACGGCGATCGGTCTGCTCGTTGCCGTGCCGGCGGTGCTTGCGTTCAACTGGCTGCAGTCGCGCAACCGCCGTATCGCTGCTCTCATGAAAGAGTTTGCGAACGACATCGTCGCCTACATTGGTTCGAACGGCGAGATCAAACCGGCCCTCGGCCCGGCATCGGCTGCAAAGGGCGCACCGAAGGCTGCTGCGAAGCCGGCTACCACGGCTGGCGGCGCACGCCCGACGCCGAAGGCCTGA
- a CDS encoding biopolymer transporter ExbD, giving the protein MAISTGGGGDTPMSDINTTPLVDVMLVLLIIFLIAVPVAIQTIEKLEIPVFASVESKNKVENLLLTVSTTDAAGRSAGEPGFEGASRSGECRVYFNNITPVTSEQLYDQAFTRLDNIVQAAGGPEAIMEDPERIPQVHIRGDVNAPWRCVAGAIYNVQAAGYPTVGFISNPVEPGI; this is encoded by the coding sequence ATGGCGATTTCGACAGGAGGCGGTGGAGACACCCCGATGTCAGACATCAACACCACCCCTCTGGTGGACGTGATGCTCGTGCTCCTGATCATCTTCCTGATCGCGGTCCCGGTCGCGATCCAGACGATCGAGAAGCTCGAAATCCCGGTGTTTGCATCGGTCGAATCGAAGAACAAGGTCGAGAACCTGCTTCTGACGGTGAGCACCACCGACGCCGCCGGTCGCAGCGCGGGCGAGCCCGGCTTCGAAGGAGCATCACGCAGCGGCGAGTGCCGGGTGTACTTCAACAACATCACCCCGGTGACTTCAGAGCAGCTTTACGACCAGGCCTTCACCCGCCTCGACAATATCGTCCAGGCAGCAGGCGGTCCCGAAGCGATCATGGAAGACCCCGAGCGTATCCCGCAAGTTCACATCCGCGGCGATGTCAACGCACCGTGGCGCTGCGTCGCCGGGGCGATCTACAATGTTCAGGCGGCAGGTTACCCGACCGTCGGGTTCATCTCGAACCCGGTCGAGCCCGGCATCTGA
- a CDS encoding biopolymer transporter ExbD, producing MGMSGGKLDGEPMMDMNMTPLIDVLLVLLIMFIITIPVATHSVDIDLPQGDPPPQDIQIDPVKNKLVLTQDGQILWNATPLTQAQLVTTLAETTQMAVEPELQFEPEALASYDLAAKVLQIIKQSGVTKFGFVGNEKYRVFGTGGPGAGGLGGQN from the coding sequence ATGGGTATGTCCGGAGGCAAGCTCGACGGCGAACCGATGATGGATATGAACATGACGCCGCTGATCGACGTCCTGCTCGTTCTGCTCATCATGTTCATCATCACCATCCCGGTGGCAACGCACTCGGTCGATATCGATCTTCCGCAAGGCGATCCGCCGCCACAGGATATTCAGATCGATCCCGTCAAGAACAAACTCGTTCTGACGCAAGACGGCCAGATCCTGTGGAACGCCACGCCGCTTACGCAGGCGCAGCTCGTAACCACTCTTGCCGAAACCACTCAGATGGCGGTCGAGCCCGAACTGCAGTTCGAGCCCGAGGCGCTCGCCAGCTACGATTTGGCGGCCAAGGTGCTGCAGATCATCAAGCAGTCGGGCGTCACCAAGTTCGGTTTCGTCGGTAACGAGAAATATCGTGTCTTCGGGACTGGTGGTCCCGGTGCAGGCGGACTGGGCGGCCAGAACTAG